In the Candidatus Angelobacter sp. genome, GACACCCGCGAATCACTCGCCCTGGCGGCGGCGGCTTATTATCAGCATCCGAGCCAAAAACTGCGGGTCATCGGCGTTACCGGAACAAATGGCAAGACCACCGTTTCGTTCATGGTGAAGCAGATTCTGGAGGCCGCAGGCGTCAACTGCGGTCTGATCGGCACCGTGCGTTATGAAATCGGAGAGCGCGTCATTCCCGCGCAGCGCACGACGCCGGAGGCGCTCGAAATCCAGCAGATGATGGCACAGATGCTCCGGGCCGACTGTCAGGCGTGCGTGATGGAAGTGAGCTCGCACGCGCTTGAGCAGAAACGCGTGTGCGGGGTCGAATTCGACGCGGCCATTTTTACAAACCTCACCCAGGATCATCTCGATTACCACGGCACGATGGAGAATTATTACGCGGCCAAAAGAAAGCTGTTCTCCACGCTGGAGCAGGGCATGAAAAGGTCCGGCGCCATCATCAACATCGACGACCCGTTTGGCGCTCGACTCGCGAAGGAAACCAACGTTGAAGGTCAAATGACCTACGGCTTGAGCGACACGGCAAAAGTCCGCGCCACCGGGATCAAACTCGAACGGAACGCCACCCAAATGGTCATTGAGACGCCGCAGGAAAAATTCCACTGCCGGTTGCCGTTGATCGGCCGGCACAATGTCTATAACGCGCTGGCGGCCGTCGGCGCGGGGCTGGTCCTGAAAGTTGGAGTGAACCCGATTCAAACCGCATTAAACGCGGCGAAGACCGTGCCCGGCCGCCTTGAAAGCATCGTGCTCGGCCAGCCCTTCGGCGTATTCGTGGACTACGCGCACACGGACGACGCGTTGCGCAACGTGCTCGGGACGCTGCGCGAAATCACGCCGGGCCGACTCCGGCTTCTGTTTGGCTGCGGCGGCAACCGCGATGCCGGCAAGCGTCCGAAGATGGGCAAAGTTGCGGCCGAACTCGCGGACTTCACGATCATCACAAGCGACAATCCGCGGCGCGAATCACCCGAGAAAATCGCCGCGGCGATTGAAGACGGCTTTCGTAGCGTGCGGCCCGACGGTTATCGCGTCGAACTGGATCGCCAACGTGCCATTGACGAAATCATTCGCACGGCGGAGGCGGGAGACACGGTGTTGCTGGCCGGCAAAGGCCACGAGACCTACCAGGAGTTCGAGGACACGGTGGTCCCGTTTGATGACCGACTCCATGCGATCGAGACACTCGAGGCAGTCGGCCATGCGGGAGACGGGAAATCCTAGCGGCCAGCAATGGAACCGCGCTCTTTGACATACATCGCAGAAGCGTGCGGCGGTGAACTGTTGAGTGGTTCGCCCGCTGCGATGGTAACTCGAGTCTGTACCGACTCGCGGCAGGCGCGACCCGGCGATCTGTTTCTGGCGCTGGCCGGAGAGAAGTTTGACGGCCACCATTTTTTGAACGAGGTCGCTCAGAAGGGCGTGGTCGCAGTGGTCGTCGAGAAAGGAAAAAATCCCGATTCCGCCCCGGGTTGCGCGGTGATTGCAGTCGGGGAAACACGCCTGGCACTGGGCAGACTGGCGGCGCGGTACCGACGCGACTTCGAGTTTCCGGTCATTGCGGTCGGCGGCTCGAACGGCAAAACGACAGTGAAAGAGTTGCTCGCGTCCGTGCTCCGGCAGCGGTTCAGGACCCTCTGGAGCGAGGCGAGTTTCAACAACGACATCGGCGTGCCGGTGACGTTGT is a window encoding:
- the murF gene encoding UDP-N-acetylmuramoyl-tripeptide--D-alanyl-D-alanine ligase; its protein translation is MEPRSLTYIAEACGGELLSGSPAAMVTRVCTDSRQARPGDLFLALAGEKFDGHHFLNEVAQKGVVAVVVEKGKNPDSAPGCAVIAVGETRLALGRLAARYRRDFEFPVIAVGGSNGKTTVKELLASVLRQRFRTLWSEASFNNDIGVPVTLLKLENSHKAAVIEVGTNHPGELAPLVRMAAPRWGVVTSLGREHLEFFGDIEGVVEEEGWLAELLPANGRLFVNGDSPQIEKVVSRSRANVTRVGFGARNDWR
- a CDS encoding UDP-N-acetylmuramoyl-L-alanyl-D-glutamate--2,6-diaminopimelate ligase, coding for MQLKRLVTALTPIRVEGPLDREVAGIAYDSRRVTPGMVFVAVPGRKADGHDFISTAIDRGAIAVICEKNGFVSQRATKIKVADTRESLALAAAAYYQHPSQKLRVIGVTGTNGKTTVSFMVKQILEAAGVNCGLIGTVRYEIGERVIPAQRTTPEALEIQQMMAQMLRADCQACVMEVSSHALEQKRVCGVEFDAAIFTNLTQDHLDYHGTMENYYAAKRKLFSTLEQGMKRSGAIINIDDPFGARLAKETNVEGQMTYGLSDTAKVRATGIKLERNATQMVIETPQEKFHCRLPLIGRHNVYNALAAVGAGLVLKVGVNPIQTALNAAKTVPGRLESIVLGQPFGVFVDYAHTDDALRNVLGTLREITPGRLRLLFGCGGNRDAGKRPKMGKVAAELADFTIITSDNPRRESPEKIAAAIEDGFRSVRPDGYRVELDRQRAIDEIIRTAEAGDTVLLAGKGHETYQEFEDTVVPFDDRLHAIETLEAVGHAGDGKS